The DNA window TAATTGGATCGTTACATGCTTATAGCGTAATTCACCATTGTTAGATTCGAAAGCTTCGAATTAGGGTTTAACGATATAGCCAAAATCAGACCATGATAATACTTTCATCGTACTCAGAATGAAAAACCCAATCGATCCATGGTGTCGTACTGTGTTTTTTGCGTGTGTTTTGTAGTTTTTCTTAGTACAGGGGCTATGGCAACGAACCCACGTCTGTGGGTAAAACTCTGAATCTGAGACGACGGAGGCGACGAGGAAGACAATAGGTGGCAGCGTCTGGTTGGACCATTCAAATTGCCGAGCGCGCGCGTTTGACTGAAGcaatgtttgttttatttattttatgtttcgcatgtGATATACACAAAAGGTGTGTTGGTTCAGTGGCAAGCGTGGAATCACAACCAGAGGGGAGCAGGTTCGATCCATCCCTCACgcatgttttggttttgttttcttTAATGGTTCTTGTTTCCAGATCACATGTAGGAGCCTTATCATGCATACCATGTCTCCTCAAAATCCAACCGTCAGATTATCAAACGCCTTGGATCCTACACACCAGAATTGGAGGATCATCATATGGACGTCCAGCCATGCCACACAGAATCAAATAgctaagtttttcaatttttttttattcttaattgcataacgttttctttttttattttataatatattatatatcttttctttactattatatataaaaaaaaaaactattacataatttatttatttttctttcttttttataaataatattaataatttatttattcttcttCATTTACTCAATcacatttaattataattattatttttatattatttataatacttttatttttctttttaattatatattacatatttatacaatcaaatttatttttctatgattatttatttttctattttttaaattcatatctaattatttaattatttcaaaaattcatatttattctattataactttaaataattcttaaaaaattatttttgcattcaattttattttcttatcatgatttaattaattaggtcgcgagaccaataattaattaaatcgtttatattttcttatttaacttgtaccctaattagggtttacgacgAGCATTTCAATACACTGAAATATATTTcatcttctgtgccttttcaggattgtctttcaAGGTGCCTtctgactacgcgccacgtcaaaacaAAAGTTAAGTTCTATCCTTTCCTTATTTAaatttggcttaattgcaactttggtccccatattttgtctttttttgagttttgatccctccattttaaaaatcacatttttagtccttttttaaaattttattttggattttagtCCCCCAGCACATTTAAGACCAATTTTTACTGACATGTCACTTGTTTTAATGATGTGGCAAATCCAACCTGaacaattttattttaacattatattaattcatttaaagtgtgttttttccttaaatataatattaacttattaatttattaaaaacacattttttttattaaaagaaaggCGTCCACTTATTAAAAGAAAGACATCCAttctttattgaaaaaaaaaactaaagtggatagaaaacaaaaacagaagaaaaataaaaaacacaacaaTTTTTGTTTTTCATATTTCTTCTTCATTGATCCTTCTTCACTAAACATCATTTCAAAACCTTCACCCTCGAACTTTATTCATcataaacaacacaaacacacacaaatAGGAAAACTGAAATGTGAAATTCCTTCTCCCTCATTACCATTCCTTCATCATCAAAACTCCACCTTTTTCTTCTTCATTAGCATTTAGTAATTCTAAAAAATGTAGCTATTTTATTATCAACACAATATCACCAAtaacaaaaccaaaacaaaaccTTTTCCCTCCTCCATTATTTAAATCAACAACTTACACAACCATGAGAAGCATCAACAACAAACCCATAACCAAAAATTTAACCTAAACAAAAGAGAAGAGGAATAAGAGAGAAATTGAAGAATTGGACATACCCACCACCTCCTCGTAGACATGAAACAACCGACAAATTCCAAAAAAAACGTCGATCAAGCATTAATTTTATCTTTCAAATTCGAATACCAAATCAGGAAAAAGAGAATAGAACGATaagatgagaagaagaagaagaggatagAACAACAAGATTAGGTTACAAATCTAGAGATtataaaaagatgaaagaaaaagttaggtttctttgttttgggGAAAAACACTTTTCTGGAAACAAGAAGAGTAGGTTTTAGAAAAGAGTTTAGAATGAATATCACGTAtgaattactttaaaaaaaacgTATGAATTACTTTAAAATGAAAAACTAAATTATTTACTAAATTAATGAAATACTTTGAAGCACACTTTTATTTAGAATGAATCCATATTTACTAAATTATtttaagtttattattattattatattattaataatacttttaaatgaattaattaatattaaaaatttaataaatagtgAGTTGGAAAAATTAGTTATAATTTGACATTGACACATCATCAGAACAAGCGCCACAtcatcaaaaattattttaaaattgatcaGGGGACTgaaattcaaaacaaaacttaAAAAAGGGACTAAAATCATAGTTTTTAAAATGGGAGGATTAAAACTCAAAAAAAcgtaaaatagggggaccaaagttgcaattaagcctttaaTATATTGGTTGATGCTCTTTGTAAGGAAGGAAATCTGAAAGAAGCTAAGAAACTGTTAGCCGTGATGATGAGAGAAGGTGTAACACCTAATGTTGTTACTTACAATTCATTAATCGATGGGTATTTCCTAGTTAGTGAAGTGAACAAGgccataaatatattttatactctGGCTCGAATAGGAGTGGCACTTGATGTTCATTCTTATAATATAATGATCAATGGATTGTGTAAGAATAAAATGGTGGATGAGACCATCAATCTCTTCAAAGAAATGAGTTGCAACAATATTATTCCTAATCTGATGACTTACAATCCCCTTATTGACGGCTTCTGCAAATCAGGGAGAATCTCCTATGCTTGGGGGCTTGTTCTTGAGATGCAAGAGAATGGTCAACCAGCCGATATATTCACTTACAATTCTTTAATACATGCTCTATGCAAAAACAATCATGTTGACAAAGCTATTGCATTAGTTAAGAAAATTAAAGACCAGGGCATTCAACCAGATATGTGCACGTACAATGTACTTCTAGATGGACTATGCAAAGGAGGACAACTTAAGAACGCACGAGATGTTTTTGAGGATCTTTTGATTAAGGGTTATAGTCTAGATATCCAAACGTATACTATTATGATCAATGGACTTTGTAGAGAGGGCTTGTTTGATGAAGTAGAGGCCTTGTTCTCCAAAATGGAATGCAGTGGTATCATTCCTGATGCTATAACTTATGAAACTATTATCCGTGCTCTCTTTTctaaaaatgagaatgaaaaggCAGAGAAACTTCTTCGTGAAATGATTACTAGAGGTCTACTTGAAAAGTAACTCTAGGTAAGATATGATTattatgatttaattatatattttgttgatagttACATACACAAAAGAAGATGTACTGCTCAATCGTCTCACTGTCACtttaattttaatcaaaagtCATGTGTTGTTGTTATGTTCATTTCGATATTTTAATGGCGTCAATAGTTGATTCTTTTTTGTCGTGACATAGTTATCCTTTATATTTGCAATGTACTTCGATCATATTCATTTGGTTTTAGTGATATTTTCTTTCATTGTTCATTTTTAGTGAGTCAGATAACAAACCAATCTGAGAAGGGATTTGAATGTTTGTTTGTGATGTTTATGATTTGTTGAGTTTTGAGATGTTGCAATAATTCTATAGAAGTCCTGTATCTTGGCAAAATGGGTTGTTCACAAGTCTGCATATTACTAGGGGGAAAACAAAGACATGATGGAAACTTTGAATTTTATATACACACACAGcgtaaattatataataatataacaaCCAATTTAATAAGTAACCACTGTAATTGTTATTTGCATTTACTTCCCTTTGGCAAGGTCCATTTGTGGATCCaatttttcaattatatttatcTGCAAACCCAAGAGTTCTAGTTGGTTGTTGATGTCTGTGTCAATATCTAAAGTGCCTTTGAGCTGATTATTTTTCAGTACCCTATAACTTATGTTAGCTTGTATATTAATATAATGAATTTGAATCTATCTTTTACCTTAAGAGCAAAAAAGAACTTTAAATCTATTTTGTACCTTTATGATAGATCCTCTAATAAAAGTCCTTTGCAAGGCTCAACATACTCAAATTTGGAAATTGTTTTCTGCACTTCTTTCAGGTTCCTTACAGTCTGGATGATCTAAATCATAATTTATTCTCTCCTGATTTGGACgtgagatcttcttcttccaaatcaTACCCAAGATCATCAGGATGAGAATCCTGTTAAAGTCTATTTTTTGGTTCTATAGATATCTTTGTACTCAGTTGGACTGCTGGTAGGTGGCAAATCAAAGAAACGACCAACATCATTCGAGGATATTTGAACAGCAGTTGAATGTTCATCAGTATTTAGTTTTGATTCGTATGTACTAATGACGAGGCTGTTGGATTTTTATTAATGGCTTCTTTGAATTTTGAGTTATTTGTGCGATGTGAGAGCTTTTGCCAATGAAGATTCAGAGACACAAGCCTATGTACTCTTTGTTTTCTATTATTGATTTGTTTCTTCCATTAATTCTGTCTCATTCCATGAAATTGTGAAATCTGTATTTTACTTTAGAATATTTTCTATCCCTAAATATAAACAATGTGAAAAATATGCAGGGCCTGAAGCTAGCATTAGACCACATCAAGTGACCGATTATGCAGGTTTGTTAAATAGCAGTTATAATGGTGCTAAAGCTTCAGTTCTGTGATATTATTTAATACGAAGTGCTGTCAAATAGTGACTATGTCGCTGCCATAGCATTGTAGCGTAGCAGAGTTTGGATAAACTGTTATATTCCTGGATTGGTGAACTGTTATATTCCTGGATCGGTGAAATAGAAATACTGATAATGAAAAGAAATGGCCCGACTTACCTAATGATGGCATGTGGTTTGTTACTGAAACTTTCTGTGTTGATTGttgaatttattatttatagtatCTGTTCTGTGTAGTCAAGTTGAAGTCATTGTTTTTATAGTATTTGTGGTTCTAAAATGATAAGGAACCAAACTTAACTGGTATTCTTCAAAGAACTTGAATTGTTATCATAGTGAATATAGAATATGATAACACCAGTGTCACCTGTCTTTTTTATACATGAAGACAAGAGCAAGTTTGAAACATATACCTTTAGATAAAAGGATTAATTAAACGTTTACAGTAACTTGTATAACTGATTCAAACAAGCCTAaaactttaatattttgaaaatagataaaataaaataatatttaaaaaaataaaaaagaaaaattattatattttgtcACTGCCCATATATGTTCATGTTTTTGCATTATGGGAAACATATACCTATAATGATATGAGAGAATATGATGGAAATCCACCAAaatctatgatgaatttctacCAATCTTAATGAATAAAATTGATATCACTTCACAATAACGATGAACaatataaaagaaagaaagaaaatgattttctgcagagtttctctctggccacaaactgtggaaaattttattattcacttgcaactgcaaattttgtgaatacaattcaattgacttgattacaaaaataggggttactccctATATTTATAGATTTAAGTTAGCTTGCTCTCTAAGCCAAAAACtcaactataaaagcccaaaatatctattttggaactaaatcaaatcaaatctattttagatctaaatcaaatatgtgtgtaacaaactattttcaaacttctaaatcaaatcaaatcttttcaactcaaggaattacaatttaacacaccacctaattcaatGTGTCTAGGCTATCTatgttcatcatagctcttagtcttctgaacaCATCGACTTGCTCTCCCAttgtcatgatatctgcaattTGATTCTCACTTCTGCAGTGTTTCAACTTCATCTTCCCATTTGCTACTTGCTTT is part of the Vicia villosa cultivar HV-30 ecotype Madison, WI linkage group LG2, Vvil1.0, whole genome shotgun sequence genome and encodes:
- the LOC131649693 gene encoding LOW QUALITY PROTEIN: pentatricopeptide repeat-containing protein At1g12775, mitochondrial-like (The sequence of the model RefSeq protein was modified relative to this genomic sequence to represent the inferred CDS: substituted 2 bases at 2 genomic stop codons) encodes the protein MKEKVRFLCFGEKHFSGNKKTFNILVDALCKEGNLKEAKKLLAVMMREGVTPNVVTYNSLIDGYFLVSEVNKAINIFYTLARIGVALDVHSYNIMINGLCKNKMVDETINLFKEMSCNNIIPNLMTYNPLIDGFCKSGRISYAWGLVLEMQENGQPADIFTYNSLIHALCKNNHVDKAIALVKKIKDQGIQPDMCTYNVLLDGLCKGGQLKNARDVFEDLLIKGYSLDIQTYTIMINGLCREGLFDEVEALFSKMECSGIIPDAITYETIIRALFSKNENEKAEKLLREMITRGLLEKXLXKSCILAKWVVHKSAYY